One part of the Patescibacteria group bacterium genome encodes these proteins:
- the lexA gene encoding transcriptional repressor LexA: MLTKKQAEIRDFIAKYNQKNGCSPSLTEIKNELGISAVSTVHEHISSLVKKGILKRTKGVIRGLELVKAKTDGLMAVPLVGVITAGKPIEAIEIPDDVVEIAKDRRFQDGELYALRVKGNSMIGDGIFDGDIAIIKKQEWADNGDTAVAIIDDNEATLKRYYKEKGLIRLQPANPTFEPIFRKNVEIRGVAIKIIRNLEHSYPRL; this comes from the coding sequence ATGTTAACCAAAAAACAAGCTGAAATAAGGGATTTTATAGCTAAATACAATCAGAAAAATGGCTGTTCCCCGTCTTTGACAGAGATAAAAAATGAACTTGGAATATCAGCGGTTTCTACGGTGCATGAACATATTTCAAGCTTGGTAAAGAAAGGCATTTTAAAAAGAACAAAGGGGGTCATAAGAGGCTTGGAGCTAGTAAAAGCCAAAACTGACGGACTGATGGCCGTTCCGTTAGTTGGTGTCATAACCGCAGGTAAGCCAATTGAGGCTATCGAAATTCCGGACGATGTCGTGGAAATAGCGAAAGACAGGCGTTTCCAAGATGGCGAACTCTACGCTCTTAGAGTTAAAGGCAATTCTATGATAGGCGACGGTATATTTGACGGAGATATTGCTATTATCAAAAAACAGGAGTGGGCCGATAACGGCGATACCGCCGTGGCGATCATCGACGATAACGAGGCCACGCTCAAAAGATATTATAAAGAAAAAGGGCTAATAAGGCTGCAGCCGGCCAATCCGACCTTCGAACCGATATTTCGAAAAAACGTCGAAATAAGGGGTGTCGCCATTAAAATAATTAGAAATTTGGAACATTCTTATCCCCGTCTTTAG
- the dcm gene encoding DNA (cytosine-5-)-methyltransferase, with the protein MDKKKQKTLKGVSLFSSAGIGEAFFDKIGIKIVVANELIAERAKLYSSLYKDSNMIIGDITDKKIFNKIVKESGKIDFLIATPPCQGVSIAGKNRTMKQMLNDERNHLIFKTIDLINIKKPKFVLIENVPNFLKLKLPYEGKLCTLLEILSALYGSEYKIEAKVLDASEFGVPQKRNRALIKMYKKGLIWKWPAKSKVVSVKDAIAFLPSLNPGQKSDIPWHFARRHSPQHILCMKNTPTGCSAFQNKIHFPKKSSGERVKGYMTTYRRIKWNEPAPTITMRNDAISSQLNVHPGRKLKDGTYSDPRVLTPLELMLLSSFPVKDKKIPENTPEILIRKCIGEGVPPLLLKKVLLGIEI; encoded by the coding sequence ATGGATAAGAAAAAACAAAAAACATTAAAAGGTGTCTCGCTTTTTTCTAGCGCTGGAATAGGTGAGGCTTTTTTTGATAAAATTGGTATCAAAATTGTTGTGGCAAATGAACTCATTGCCGAAAGGGCAAAATTGTATTCGAGTTTGTACAAAGACTCAAATATGATTATTGGCGATATTACTGATAAAAAAATTTTTAATAAAATTGTTAAGGAATCTGGTAAAATAGACTTTTTAATAGCAACTCCTCCTTGTCAGGGTGTTAGTATTGCTGGCAAAAACCGAACCATGAAGCAAATGTTAAATGATGAACGAAATCATTTAATTTTTAAAACTATTGATTTAATAAATATTAAAAAACCAAAATTTGTTCTTATAGAAAATGTGCCAAACTTTTTGAAACTCAAATTGCCTTATGAAGGAAAATTATGCACACTTTTGGAAATTCTTTCTGCCCTTTATGGATCAGAATATAAAATTGAGGCAAAAGTTTTAGATGCATCAGAATTTGGAGTTCCTCAAAAAAGAAATAGGGCTTTAATTAAAATGTATAAAAAGGGGCTGATATGGAAATGGCCGGCTAAATCAAAAGTAGTGTCCGTTAAAGACGCTATAGCTTTTTTACCTAGTCTTAATCCTGGACAAAAATCTGACATACCTTGGCATTTTGCGAGAAGGCACTCGCCTCAACATATTTTATGCATGAAAAATACTCCGACCGGTTGTTCTGCTTTTCAGAATAAAATTCATTTCCCTAAAAAAAGTAGCGGGGAGCGAGTTAAAGGCTATATGACAACTTATAGACGTATAAAATGGAATGAGCCGGCACCAACGATTACAATGAGAAATGACGCCATTAGTTCCCAATTAAACGTCCATCCTGGAAGAAAATTAAAAGACGGTACCTATTCAGACCCTCGTGTTCTTACTCCCTTAGAGCTAATGCTTTTAAGCTCTTTTCCGGTAAAAGATAAAAAAATTCCAGAAAATACCCCAGAAATATTAATTAGAAAATGTATTGGAGAAGGTGTTCCGCCGCTATTACTAAAAAAAGTGTTATTAGGAATTGAAATATGA